Proteins co-encoded in one Kribbella qitaiheensis genomic window:
- a CDS encoding non-ribosomal peptide synthetase: MTTMIPLSYAQQRLWFIDRLEGASATYNLPAALRIRGRLDIDAMVAAVHDVIGRHESLRTLIVEDADGNAYQQILAVDAVRLDVPVIDVDPDGVAGLVASVAGYRFDLSADVPIRACVFRCGSEEFVLALVIHHVAGDGGSMAPLARDLSAAYRARAAGVVPEWEELPVQYSDYALWQRDLLGDETDPASLLSVQAEYWRGELEGVPQPLALPSDRIRPVVASYRGGTVKFGLPGEILGAVEELARARGVTVSMVFQAALSVLLHRMGGGDDLTIGSPIAGRTDEGLNDLVGFFVNTWALRVRLAPDREFGAVLDGVREKALAAYDNQDVPFERLVELLRPERSTAHHPLFQVMFAWQNNVRPELDLPGLEVSVEPVSTGTAKFDLFFNLSPDESGRAVVGGIEYATDLFDRSTVEEIAARFVRVVEQVVADPSVRIGAVDVLSPGERDRLVSGWNGTSLTVEPATVPVLFERRVQSAPDAVALVYGEESISYGDLNRRANQLAHWLIKQGVQPESRVAVVLPRSVELVVALLAVLKAGGSYVPIDPDYPEARVRHVVTDSEPVLVLDEQRRAELDLTGCPDDDPRIPVTLANTAYAIYTSGSTGTPKGVVIEHGALVNFLASMQERFELSPEDRQLAVTTISFDIAGLEVFLPLLAGAAVVLADKEQISQPSVVFELIEQSGVTVMQATPALWQMLVSHDPMRLAGLRVLTGGEALPSALAEVLCKHAAEVTNLYGPTETTIWSTVADVIAGVAPTIGRPIGNTQVFVLDESLQPVPIGVAGDLWIAGAGVARGYHRQPGLTAERFAANPFGVPGARMYRTGDKARWKVGGELEFVGRADQQIKIRGFRVEPAEIEHALAGHAGVRQAVVIAREDQPGDVRLVAYITPEARDSRTEEGAAQQVEEWQVVYDQAYVDSADEEWGEDFDLWKSTYTGEAIPLAEMRAWRDAAVRQVTSWSPRRVLELGVGSGLLLANIASGVDEYWGTDFSPAVIDRLQQQVTQAGLADQVELRCQPADDVSGLPEGTFDTVIVNSVAQYFPNEAYLESVLASAWELLAVDGRIVLGDIRRRASLALLQTGVHRIQHPGAGAGLARAAVEQAVLLEKELVVDPEWFVRWAERAGAGLDIRLKDGDAHNELTRHRYEVVLHKVSVDELKDGGSWPAVSWPGDLERLKQMVSGNDPVRVTGIPNARLADEAAAARELGLEATDSSGVPGLDPAVLQKWATELGWDVLLTWSPQAVDQFDAVLTPSGQFAGRALTGTYVCAAGQRPAINDPAAARGIGTLLTTLRGYLQEKLPEYLVPSAVVAIGSVPLTPNGKLDRRALPAPDYIAAIGGRAPATPEEEALCTLFAEVLGLSRVGADDDFFAIGGHSLLATRLVSRVRSVHGVEIPIRAVFQAPTAARLAPYLSEDAEVRLRLEKRDRPDRVPVSFAQQRLWFIHRFEGPSATYIMPLALRMSGGVDAHALRQALQDVVTRHESLRTIFGEADGDPFQQVLAATEASVPWQERDITEDQLAQALRDAASEPLDLSSEIPLRAWLFRLGADESVFMIPVHHIAADGWSLGPLATDLVTAYEARSEGREPEWEPMPVQYADYTLWQRELLGDRNDAESLYQRQLDYWTNQLAELPIAVGLPTDRARPAVASHAGDLSWFQFGEPLTAGIRQLARDSRATVSMVLQASLAALLTRLGAGTDVPIGSPIAGRTDEALNDLVGFFVNTWVLRADTSGDPSFEELIGRVREASLAAYDHQDIPFEHLVEVLNPVRSTAHHPLFQVSLALQNNEAPAFALPGLAVSHEPVLLGTSRFDLFLSLTERNEEDGSARLTGVAEYATDLFDATTIELLLDRWRHLLEQLVARPAAPLAAADILSDSERTLLARWSGQERASAAVDGTVHSLFAEQARLQPDSIALVSGDTAWTYDELDRWANRIAHYLSDHRAGPESRVALALERSPLLIASILGVLKAGATYVPVNPADPAERVEFVLADVTPTVTLSENLADEILDCYPDTAPAGYRGAGASAAYVMFTSGSTGHPKGVETTHRNVIDLALDKCWSGDAHRRVLVHSPHTFDAATYELWAPLLHGGTAVLAPAGRLATADLANLITDHGITGLWLTAGLFAVVADQKPECFAQVSEVWAGGDVLSPTAVRRVLESCPGVVVVNGYGPTEITTFATRYRVSDLESCTDPLPIGEPMQGSRLFVLDERLKLVPSGVVGELYVAGDGVARGYLGRPGLTSERFVPDPFGPPGARMYRTGDLARWNSSGMVEYAGRADDQVKLRGFRVEPGEVETVLRQQDGVAQAVAVVRKDSLGERSLVAYVVPDGTAASDGDAVSQVDEWREIYDVMYGETEVDQNAVGDDFTGWNRSYTNDAIPLEEMVLWREAIVQRVVELEPRRVLEIGVGSGLLLGPLASLVDEYWGTDFSAPVVERLRVQVGADPALADKVTLRAQSADDASGLPTEYFDTIILNSVVQYFPDAGYMTRALDLAVGLLAPGGRIVVGDVRNHATLRAFRTAVHRAQHPGDAGAVLQAAVERALLGEKELTLDPGFFTAWASTQDGVAVDIRLKQGSYHNELTRHRYEVVLHKQPASPLRLDALPTAAWGTDARSLPDVEQELARHGGRLRVTGIPNLRLVSEAAGEGQPFDSRGGLDPAQVEEWGSDRDLLVYCTWSAEGSSRFEAILLADRGAPQYDGVYRAGPPQGELANAPVVSRMASKLPSQLRRELSARLPEYMIPTEIVVMDRLPLTANGKVDRAALPEPDLATGEYRAASTPLEEKVAGLFAEILGVDRVGLDDDFFLRGGHSLRVIRLIWRIREELGVEVPIRTVFQYPTVAELAPQLIDGGEGGFEDPFAVVLPIRTDGDRPPLWWLHPGGGLCWPYMGFAPHLDKSHPMYGVQARGFDGKSARPSSIEEMVDDYLEQVFSIQPTGPYYLLGWSFGGTVAHAMGAELQRRGHEVALLALLDCVPASHFAKFDAPDEAMVREFLANYMGHLSGMEEYPFLVQTASSILVEHTVLMQNYESPLFRGEVAFFNALLDPSNREKRELEIEFDVLWQKHVEGEVRRIDLDCTHQEMYWPANAAGISNTINGFLTDGRRRNEQTPTNGDDR; this comes from the coding sequence ATGACGACCATGATTCCCTTGTCCTACGCGCAGCAGCGGCTGTGGTTCATCGACCGTCTCGAAGGCGCGTCCGCGACGTACAACCTGCCCGCCGCTTTGCGGATCAGAGGCCGGCTGGACATCGACGCGATGGTGGCCGCCGTGCACGACGTGATCGGTCGGCACGAGAGTCTGCGCACCCTGATCGTCGAGGATGCCGACGGCAACGCCTACCAGCAGATCCTGGCAGTCGACGCGGTCCGGCTGGATGTCCCGGTGATCGACGTCGATCCGGACGGCGTAGCCGGACTGGTGGCTTCAGTGGCGGGCTACCGATTCGATCTGTCCGCTGATGTCCCGATCAGGGCGTGCGTCTTCCGTTGTGGGTCCGAGGAATTCGTTCTGGCGCTGGTGATTCACCATGTTGCTGGTGACGGTGGGTCGATGGCTCCGCTGGCCCGGGATCTGTCAGCTGCCTACCGAGCCCGCGCGGCAGGCGTAGTACCGGAGTGGGAGGAGTTGCCCGTCCAGTATTCCGACTACGCGCTCTGGCAAAGGGACCTGCTGGGTGACGAGACCGACCCGGCGAGCTTGTTATCGGTCCAGGCTGAGTACTGGCGTGGCGAGTTGGAGGGCGTTCCGCAGCCGCTCGCGTTGCCGTCGGATCGGATTCGGCCGGTGGTGGCGAGCTACCGGGGTGGCACCGTGAAGTTCGGCCTGCCTGGTGAGATTCTGGGTGCGGTCGAGGAGTTGGCGCGGGCTCGCGGAGTGACTGTGTCGATGGTGTTCCAGGCTGCCCTGTCGGTCTTGCTGCACCGGATGGGTGGTGGCGACGACCTGACGATCGGTTCGCCGATCGCGGGACGGACCGATGAGGGGCTCAACGACCTGGTCGGGTTCTTCGTGAACACCTGGGCGCTGCGGGTGCGGCTGGCGCCGGACCGAGAGTTCGGCGCGGTGCTGGACGGCGTACGGGAGAAGGCGCTGGCGGCGTACGACAACCAGGATGTGCCGTTCGAGCGGTTGGTGGAGCTGTTGCGGCCGGAGCGGTCGACGGCTCATCACCCGTTGTTCCAGGTCATGTTCGCCTGGCAGAACAACGTCCGGCCGGAGCTGGACCTGCCGGGGCTCGAGGTCTCGGTGGAGCCGGTGTCGACGGGCACGGCGAAGTTCGACTTGTTCTTCAACCTGTCGCCGGACGAGTCCGGTCGTGCGGTGGTCGGGGGGATCGAGTACGCGACCGACCTGTTCGACCGATCGACCGTGGAGGAAATCGCTGCGCGTTTCGTCCGAGTGGTCGAGCAGGTGGTGGCGGACCCGTCGGTGCGGATCGGAGCGGTCGACGTACTGAGCCCGGGGGAGCGGGATCGGCTGGTCAGCGGCTGGAACGGCACCTCGTTGACAGTGGAGCCCGCGACGGTGCCGGTGTTGTTCGAGCGCCGCGTGCAGTCTGCGCCTGACGCGGTAGCGCTGGTGTACGGCGAAGAATCGATCTCATACGGCGATCTGAACCGCCGTGCGAACCAATTGGCGCACTGGCTGATCAAGCAAGGCGTCCAGCCTGAGTCGCGGGTCGCGGTCGTCTTGCCGCGGTCGGTGGAACTGGTAGTGGCGTTACTGGCGGTTCTGAAAGCCGGCGGTTCGTACGTCCCGATCGACCCCGACTACCCCGAGGCCCGAGTCCGGCATGTGGTAACGGACTCCGAGCCCGTCCTGGTCCTCGATGAGCAGCGGCGGGCCGAGCTGGATCTGACCGGCTGTCCTGACGACGATCCGCGGATCCCAGTGACGCTGGCGAACACGGCGTACGCGATTTACACCTCCGGCTCCACCGGTACGCCGAAGGGCGTGGTGATCGAGCACGGCGCCCTGGTGAACTTCCTGGCCTCGATGCAGGAACGGTTCGAGTTGTCACCGGAAGATCGGCAGCTCGCCGTCACGACCATCTCGTTCGACATCGCCGGGCTGGAAGTGTTCCTGCCGCTGCTTGCGGGCGCCGCTGTCGTGTTGGCCGACAAGGAGCAGATCTCACAGCCGTCGGTGGTGTTCGAGCTGATCGAGCAGTCCGGCGTGACGGTCATGCAGGCTACTCCCGCGCTGTGGCAGATGCTCGTCAGTCATGACCCGATGCGGCTGGCCGGTCTGCGGGTACTCACCGGCGGCGAGGCGTTGCCCTCGGCGCTGGCGGAGGTGCTCTGCAAGCACGCGGCGGAGGTGACGAACCTCTACGGGCCGACGGAAACGACGATCTGGTCGACGGTTGCCGACGTGATCGCAGGCGTCGCACCGACGATCGGCCGGCCGATCGGGAACACGCAGGTGTTCGTGCTGGACGAGTCGCTGCAACCGGTGCCGATCGGCGTGGCCGGCGACCTGTGGATCGCCGGTGCCGGAGTTGCTCGTGGCTATCACCGGCAGCCGGGACTGACCGCAGAAAGGTTCGCGGCGAACCCGTTCGGCGTACCGGGTGCGCGGATGTATCGCACCGGCGACAAGGCTCGGTGGAAGGTCGGCGGTGAACTGGAGTTCGTCGGCCGTGCCGACCAGCAGATCAAGATCCGTGGATTCCGGGTGGAGCCGGCGGAGATCGAGCACGCGCTGGCGGGCCATGCCGGAGTACGCCAAGCCGTGGTGATCGCTCGCGAGGACCAGCCCGGGGATGTACGTCTCGTCGCCTACATCACTCCGGAGGCCCGGGACAGCCGAACCGAAGAAGGCGCGGCCCAGCAGGTCGAGGAATGGCAGGTCGTCTACGACCAGGCCTACGTCGACTCTGCCGACGAGGAGTGGGGCGAGGACTTCGACCTGTGGAAGTCGACCTATACCGGTGAGGCCATTCCGCTGGCGGAGATGCGCGCCTGGCGCGATGCGGCCGTGCGGCAAGTGACTTCCTGGTCGCCTCGGCGGGTGCTCGAGCTCGGTGTCGGCTCCGGACTCCTGCTCGCCAACATCGCGAGCGGCGTCGACGAGTACTGGGGCACGGACTTCTCGCCGGCCGTCATCGACCGGCTGCAGCAGCAGGTCACGCAGGCCGGTCTCGCGGACCAGGTCGAACTGCGGTGCCAGCCGGCTGATGATGTCAGCGGGCTACCAGAGGGCACGTTCGACACGGTGATCGTGAACTCCGTCGCGCAGTACTTTCCCAACGAGGCCTACCTGGAGTCGGTGCTGGCCTCGGCGTGGGAGTTGCTCGCGGTGGACGGCCGGATTGTGCTCGGCGATATCCGGCGCAGGGCGTCGCTGGCGTTGCTGCAGACCGGCGTACATCGGATTCAGCACCCAGGTGCCGGGGCCGGGCTTGCCCGTGCGGCCGTCGAGCAGGCAGTCCTGCTCGAGAAGGAGCTGGTGGTCGACCCGGAGTGGTTCGTCCGCTGGGCCGAGCGGGCAGGAGCGGGACTTGACATCCGGTTGAAGGATGGCGACGCCCACAATGAACTGACCCGGCACCGGTACGAGGTCGTGCTGCACAAGGTGTCTGTGGATGAATTGAAGGACGGTGGCAGTTGGCCGGCCGTCTCTTGGCCGGGAGATCTCGAACGGCTCAAGCAGATGGTGTCTGGCAATGACCCCGTGCGGGTCACCGGTATCCCCAATGCCCGGCTCGCGGACGAGGCGGCTGCCGCGCGTGAATTGGGGCTGGAGGCAACAGATTCTTCCGGTGTGCCGGGTCTGGACCCTGCTGTCCTCCAGAAATGGGCGACCGAGCTGGGATGGGACGTTCTGCTGACGTGGTCGCCGCAAGCTGTCGACCAGTTCGACGCTGTGCTGACGCCCTCGGGCCAATTCGCCGGTCGCGCGCTGACCGGTACGTATGTCTGCGCCGCCGGACAGCGACCGGCGATCAACGACCCGGCTGCCGCACGCGGCATCGGCACCTTACTGACCACGCTGCGCGGTTATCTCCAGGAGAAGCTGCCGGAGTACCTGGTGCCTTCGGCCGTCGTGGCAATCGGCTCGGTACCGCTCACTCCGAACGGCAAGCTGGACAGGCGTGCGCTACCGGCGCCGGACTACATCGCTGCGATCGGTGGCCGTGCGCCGGCCACCCCGGAGGAAGAGGCGCTCTGCACGCTGTTCGCCGAGGTGCTCGGTCTCAGCCGGGTAGGGGCCGACGACGACTTCTTCGCCATCGGCGGTCACTCGCTGCTGGCGACTCGCTTGGTCAGTCGGGTGCGGTCCGTGCACGGAGTGGAGATTCCGATTCGGGCCGTCTTCCAGGCACCGACGGCCGCGCGATTGGCGCCGTACCTGTCGGAGGACGCAGAGGTCCGGCTGCGGTTGGAGAAGCGCGATCGCCCGGATCGGGTGCCGGTGTCCTTCGCCCAGCAGCGGTTGTGGTTCATCCATCGGTTCGAGGGGCCGTCAGCGACGTACATCATGCCGCTGGCGCTGCGGATGAGCGGCGGCGTCGACGCCCACGCTCTCCGCCAGGCGCTCCAGGACGTGGTGACCCGTCACGAGTCGTTGCGGACGATCTTCGGTGAGGCTGATGGCGATCCGTTCCAGCAGGTCCTGGCCGCGACCGAAGCGTCGGTGCCGTGGCAGGAGCGCGATATCACGGAGGACCAGCTGGCCCAGGCGCTGCGCGACGCGGCATCGGAACCACTCGATCTGTCCTCGGAGATCCCGCTGCGGGCGTGGCTGTTCCGGCTGGGGGCGGACGAGTCGGTGTTCATGATTCCTGTTCACCACATTGCGGCGGACGGCTGGTCGCTCGGCCCGCTGGCCACCGATCTGGTGACCGCCTACGAGGCACGCAGCGAGGGACGCGAGCCGGAGTGGGAGCCAATGCCGGTCCAGTACGCGGACTACACGCTGTGGCAGCGCGAGCTGCTCGGTGACCGCAACGACGCCGAGAGCCTGTACCAGCGGCAACTCGACTACTGGACGAACCAGCTGGCCGAGCTGCCGATCGCGGTCGGGTTGCCGACCGACCGGGCCCGTCCGGCCGTCGCCTCACATGCCGGCGACCTGTCGTGGTTCCAGTTCGGCGAGCCGTTGACGGCCGGCATCCGGCAGTTGGCCCGCGACTCCCGCGCGACCGTCTCGATGGTTCTGCAGGCGAGTCTCGCCGCGTTGCTGACGAGGCTCGGCGCCGGCACCGACGTACCGATCGGCTCACCTATCGCGGGTCGTACGGACGAGGCACTGAACGATCTGGTGGGCTTCTTCGTCAACACCTGGGTACTCCGCGCCGACACTTCGGGCGACCCCAGCTTCGAGGAGCTGATCGGCCGAGTTCGCGAAGCGAGCCTGGCTGCCTACGACCACCAGGACATTCCTTTCGAGCACCTGGTCGAGGTGCTCAACCCGGTCCGGTCGACCGCGCATCACCCGCTGTTCCAGGTCTCGCTGGCGCTGCAGAACAACGAGGCCCCCGCGTTCGCGTTGCCGGGGCTCGCGGTCTCCCACGAGCCGGTCCTGCTGGGAACCTCACGATTCGATCTGTTCCTGAGCCTGACCGAGCGGAACGAGGAAGACGGGTCGGCACGACTGACCGGCGTCGCGGAGTACGCGACCGATCTGTTCGACGCCACGACGATCGAACTGCTGCTGGACCGATGGCGGCATCTGTTGGAGCAGTTGGTCGCGAGGCCGGCTGCGCCGCTCGCGGCGGCGGACATTCTCAGCGACAGCGAGCGGACCCTGCTGGCACGCTGGTCAGGCCAAGAGCGCGCCAGTGCCGCGGTGGACGGCACGGTCCACTCGCTCTTCGCAGAGCAGGCACGTCTGCAGCCGGATTCGATCGCTCTGGTCTCCGGCGACACGGCCTGGACGTATGACGAGCTGGATCGCTGGGCGAATCGAATCGCGCACTACCTCTCGGATCACCGCGCCGGCCCGGAGAGCCGGGTGGCCCTCGCACTCGAGAGGTCGCCCCTGCTCATCGCGAGCATTCTCGGAGTACTGAAGGCCGGAGCGACCTATGTGCCGGTGAATCCCGCTGACCCGGCCGAACGCGTCGAGTTCGTGCTCGCCGATGTCACACCGACTGTGACGCTGTCCGAAAACTTGGCTGATGAGATCCTGGACTGCTACCCGGACACGGCGCCCGCTGGCTACCGCGGCGCCGGCGCGAGTGCGGCGTACGTGATGTTCACGTCCGGCTCGACCGGCCATCCCAAGGGCGTCGAGACGACTCATCGCAACGTGATCGACCTCGCCCTCGACAAATGCTGGAGTGGTGACGCGCACCGCCGCGTACTGGTCCACTCACCGCACACATTCGATGCCGCGACCTACGAGTTGTGGGCTCCGCTCCTGCATGGAGGTACTGCAGTTCTCGCACCGGCGGGTCGACTGGCGACGGCTGACCTGGCCAACCTGATCACCGATCATGGGATCACCGGTCTCTGGCTGACCGCCGGACTGTTCGCAGTGGTGGCCGACCAGAAACCCGAATGCTTCGCGCAGGTCTCCGAGGTGTGGGCCGGTGGCGATGTGCTCTCGCCGACCGCCGTACGGCGGGTGTTGGAGAGCTGCCCGGGTGTCGTGGTTGTCAACGGCTACGGTCCGACGGAGATCACCACGTTCGCCACTCGCTATCGAGTGAGCGACCTGGAATCCTGCACTGACCCGCTACCCATCGGCGAACCCATGCAGGGAAGCCGATTGTTCGTACTGGACGAGCGGCTCAAGTTGGTACCGTCGGGCGTCGTGGGTGAGCTCTACGTGGCCGGCGACGGAGTGGCCCGCGGCTATCTCGGTCGGCCCGGACTCACCAGCGAGCGGTTCGTGCCCGATCCGTTCGGGCCACCCGGCGCGCGGATGTACCGCACGGGCGACCTGGCGCGCTGGAACTCGAGCGGGATGGTGGAGTACGCCGGTCGTGCTGACGACCAGGTCAAGCTGCGCGGCTTCCGGGTCGAACCAGGCGAGGTCGAGACGGTTCTTCGGCAGCAGGACGGCGTCGCGCAGGCGGTCGCCGTCGTGCGCAAGGACAGTCTCGGCGAGCGGAGCCTGGTCGCTTACGTCGTACCGGATGGGACCGCCGCCTCGGATGGGGACGCCGTCAGTCAGGTCGACGAGTGGCGTGAGATCTACGACGTCATGTACGGCGAGACCGAGGTCGACCAGAACGCCGTCGGCGATGACTTCACCGGGTGGAACCGGTCGTACACGAACGACGCGATCCCGCTGGAGGAGATGGTCTTGTGGCGTGAGGCGATCGTGCAGCGGGTCGTTGAGCTGGAGCCGCGCCGGGTGCTGGAGATCGGTGTCGGTTCGGGTCTGCTGCTCGGCCCGCTCGCGTCGCTGGTGGACGAGTACTGGGGCACGGACTTCTCTGCCCCGGTGGTCGAGCGGCTCCGCGTGCAGGTCGGCGCGGACCCTGCGCTGGCCGACAAGGTGACCTTGCGAGCGCAGTCGGCCGATGACGCAAGTGGGCTGCCGACGGAGTACTTCGACACGATCATCCTGAACTCGGTCGTCCAGTACTTTCCAGACGCGGGTTACATGACTCGGGCGCTCGATCTCGCGGTGGGCCTGCTCGCTCCGGGTGGCCGGATCGTGGTCGGCGACGTTCGCAACCACGCCACATTGCGAGCCTTTCGTACGGCGGTGCATCGCGCGCAGCATCCGGGAGACGCCGGTGCCGTCCTGCAAGCAGCGGTCGAGCGTGCGCTGCTCGGTGAGAAGGAGTTGACGCTGGACCCAGGGTTCTTCACCGCCTGGGCATCGACGCAGGACGGCGTCGCGGTCGACATCCGGCTCAAGCAGGGGAGCTATCACAACGAGCTGACCCGGCACCGGTACGAAGTAGTGCTTCACAAGCAGCCGGCCTCGCCATTGCGTCTGGATGCGTTGCCAACCGCCGCATGGGGAACCGATGCGCGGTCGCTGCCGGATGTCGAGCAGGAACTGGCCCGCCATGGTGGCAGGCTCCGAGTGACCGGGATCCCGAACCTACGCCTGGTTAGTGAGGCTGCGGGGGAGGGGCAGCCCTTCGACAGCCGCGGTGGTCTGGACCCGGCGCAGGTGGAGGAATGGGGATCTGACCGCGACCTGCTCGTCTACTGCACCTGGTCGGCTGAAGGCTCGAGCCGTTTCGAAGCGATCTTGCTGGCCGATCGCGGGGCGCCTCAGTACGACGGTGTCTATCGGGCAGGGCCTCCACAGGGCGAGCTGGCGAACGCGCCGGTCGTCTCGCGGATGGCGTCGAAACTTCCGTCGCAGCTTCGGCGGGAGCTGTCCGCACGGCTGCCGGAGTACATGATCCCGACAGAGATCGTCGTAATGGATCGATTGCCGCTGACCGCGAACGGCAAGGTCGACCGGGCCGCACTGCCCGAGCCTGACCTGGCCACCGGTGAGTATCGTGCGGCGAGCACTCCGCTGGAGGAGAAGGTCGCCGGTCTCTTCGCCGAGATCCTGGGTGTCGACCGAGTCGGCCTGGACGACGACTTCTTCCTGCGGGGCGGTCACTCGCTCCGGGTGATCCGGCTGATCTGGCGGATTCGTGAGGAGCTCGGCGTCGAGGTGCCGATCCGGACGGTGTTCCAGTACCCGACGGTGGCGGAGCTCGCCCCGCAGCTCATCGATGGTGGTGAAGGCGGTTTCGAGGACCCGTTCGCCGTCGTGCTGCCGATTCGGACCGACGGTGACCGGCCGCCGCTGTGGTGGCTCCATCCGGGAGGCGGGTTGTGCTGGCCGTACATGGGTTTCGCGCCGCACCTGGACAAGAGCCATCCGATGTACGGCGTACAGGCTCGGGGGTTCGACGGAAAGTCCGCCCGGCCGTCCTCGATCGAGGAGATGGTCGACGACTATCTGGAGCAGGTGTTCAGCATTCAGCCCACCGGGCCGTACTACCTGCTCGGCTGGTCGTTCGGCGGCACTGTGGCCCACGCCATGGGCGCGGAGCTGCAGCGACGCGGTCACGAGGTGGCCCTCCTGGCGTTGCTCGACTGTGTTCCAGCGAGCCACTTCGCCAAGTTCGACGCACCGGACGAGGCGATGGTGCGGGAGTTCCTGGCGAACTACATGGGACACCTGTCGGGGATGGAGGAGTATCCGTTCCTCGTACAGACCGCCTCGTCGATCCTGGTCGAGCACACCGTCTTGATGCAGAACTACGAATCTCCGCTCTTCCGCGGCGAGGTGGCGTTCTTCAACGCGCTACTCGATCCGTCGAACCGCGAGAAGCGGGAGCTGGAGATCGAGTTCGACGTGCTCTGGCAAAAGCACGTCGAGGGTGAGGTGCGGCGCATCGATCTGGACTGCACCCACCAGGAGATGTATTGGCCCGCCAACGCGGCCGGGATCAGCAACACGATCAACGGATTCCTGACCGACGGACGGCGTCGCAACGAACAGACCCCAACGAATGGAGACGACCGATGA
- a CDS encoding MbtH family protein, with amino-acid sequence MSVNPFDDENGEFHVLVNDENQHSLWPVFAEIPAGWRAVFGPGGRAESLAYIEENWTDMRPRSLREAMAADAG; translated from the coding sequence ATGAGCGTGAACCCCTTCGACGACGAGAACGGCGAGTTCCACGTCCTGGTCAACGACGAGAACCAGCACTCGCTGTGGCCGGTGTTCGCGGAGATCCCGGCCGGCTGGCGGGCGGTCTTCGGCCCGGGGGGACGGGCCGAGAGCCTGGCCTATATCGAGGAGAACTGGACCGACATGCGACCCCGGAGCCTGCGCGAGGCGATGGCCGCCGACGCGGGCTGA
- a CDS encoding putative immunity protein translates to MALDPQLHQALAIWATACAEHVLGNFERVVPDDARPREAIEAGRAWVRGELKMTDARKAAFAAHAAAREAPDAAATAAGPCGRSRGRHRPRVYPRSARGHLRRDLCGEGSRAGGNLNR, encoded by the coding sequence ATGGCGCTCGATCCACAGCTTCATCAAGCACTTGCGATCTGGGCCACAGCCTGCGCGGAACACGTGCTGGGGAACTTCGAGCGAGTCGTACCGGACGACGCTCGACCGCGCGAGGCGATCGAGGCGGGCCGGGCGTGGGTGCGTGGCGAGCTGAAGATGACTGATGCCCGCAAGGCCGCGTTCGCCGCGCACGCGGCCGCGAGGGAAGCGCCGGATGCCGCCGCGACGGCGGCGGGCCCGTGCGGCCGGTCACGCGGCCGCCACCGCCCACGTGTATACCCACGCTCCGCACGCGGGCACCTACGCCGCGACCTCTGCGGGGAAGGCAGCCGAGCTGGCGGGAACCTCAACAGGTAA
- a CDS encoding ABC transporter ATP-binding protein: MVVSATHEAAPRDAGRLDTEFVIETVDLRMRYGAKDVLCGVDLRVKRGEVLALLGPNGAGKTSTIEILEGFRLRSAGEVKVLGIDPANGDEQWRSRIGIVLQSWRDHGTWQVRELLNHLGRYYAPYSTTDRVRPYRADELMELVGLTKQATARIGRLSGGQRRRLDVAVGIVGKPELLFLDEPTVGFDPQARQEFHELVHQLSGLGETSILLTTHDLAEAEKLSDRIVILAGGRIMADGTAAELGRQVAGQAEIKYSRNGQSHVDTADDATAFVRQLFAEHGDEIGDLEVHKPSLEDIYMTMVREFEAGQWTDTSTLPEVTQ, from the coding sequence ATGGTGGTGTCGGCCACGCATGAAGCCGCCCCGCGAGACGCCGGGCGACTGGACACCGAGTTCGTCATCGAGACGGTGGATCTACGGATGCGGTACGGCGCGAAGGATGTACTTTGCGGCGTTGACCTCCGGGTGAAGCGCGGAGAGGTGCTGGCCCTGCTCGGACCGAACGGCGCGGGGAAGACATCGACCATCGAGATTCTCGAAGGATTTCGACTGCGTTCGGCCGGGGAGGTCAAGGTGCTCGGCATCGACCCGGCGAACGGCGACGAGCAATGGCGGTCGCGGATCGGCATCGTCCTGCAATCCTGGCGCGATCATGGGACCTGGCAGGTACGCGAGCTACTGAACCACCTGGGCCGCTACTACGCGCCGTACTCCACCACCGACCGAGTCCGGCCGTACCGGGCGGATGAACTGATGGAACTGGTCGGTCTCACGAAGCAAGCTACGGCGCGGATCGGCCGTCTTTCGGGCGGTCAGCGACGCAGGCTCGACGTCGCCGTCGGGATCGTAGGAAAGCCCGAACTGCTGTTCCTGGACGAACCGACGGTCGGGTTCGATCCGCAGGCCCGGCAGGAGTTTCACGAGTTGGTGCATCAACTCTCCGGGCTGGGAGAGACGTCGATCCTCCTGACCACTCACGATCTTGCCGAGGCAGAGAAACTCTCGGACCGGATCGTCATCCTCGCCGGCGGCAGGATTATGGCTGATGGTACGGCGGCTGAGCTGGGCCGCCAGGTGGCCGGTCAAGCCGAGATCAAGTACAGCCGCAACGGCCAGTCTCACGTCGACACTGCTGACGACGCCACCGCCTTCGTGCGCCAACTGTTCGCCGAGCACGGCGACGAGATCGGTGATCTCGAGGTGCACAAGCCGAGCCTGGAGGACATCTACATGACAATGGTCCGCGAGTTCGAGGCAGGTCAATGGACCGACACGTCGACGCTGCCGGAGGTGACCCAGTGA